One genomic segment of Sminthopsis crassicaudata isolate SCR6 chromosome 2, ASM4859323v1, whole genome shotgun sequence includes these proteins:
- the LOC141553443 gene encoding olfactory receptor 4F3/4F16/4F29-like, giving the protein MDRLNHTAVSEFVFLGLSNSWDIQLLLFVFSSAFYLASMLGNCLIMFTVSSDPHLHSPMYFLLANLSFIDLGISSATSPKMICDLFRKHKVISFSGCITQIFVIHLIGGVEMVLLIAMAFDRYVAICKPLHYLIIMCPRMCTLLLAAAWIIGFIHSGVQMAFIINLPFCGPNELDSFYCDLPRLIQLACIDTYRLNLMVSVNSGFMSIGVFLILVISYIFILVTVQKHSSGGSSKALSTLSAHIIVVILFFVPCLSFYTWPFNPSQLDKYLAIFDAVLTPFLNPVIYTLRNKEMKLAMRRLCSQLVGFNNIS; this is encoded by the coding sequence ATGGATAGACTAAATCACACGGCAGTGTCTGAGTTTGTATTCCTGGGACTCTCCAATTCTTGGGATATTCAGCTTCTactctttgtattttcttctgcATTCTATTTGGCAAGCATGCTGGGAAACTGTCTCATTATGTTCACAGTGTCTTCTGATCCTCACTTACACTCTCCCATGTATTTCCTGTTGGCCAATCTCTCCTTCATTGATTTGGGGATTTCCTCTGCCACATCTCCTAAGATGATATGTGACCTTTTCAGAAAACACAAAGTCATTTCATTCTCTGGGTGCATTACCCAAATATTCGTTATTCATTTGATTGGTGGTGTGGAGATGGTGCTGCTTATAGCCATGGCCTTTGATAGATATGTTGCTATATGTAAACCTCTCCATTATTTGATTATTATGTGTCCAAGAATGTGCACATTGCTTCTGGCTGCTGCCTGGATCATTGGTTTCATCCATTCAGGGGTCCAAATGGCTTTTATAATTAATCTGCCATTTTGTGGTCCCAATGAGCTGGACAGCTTTTATTGTGATCTCCCTCGGCTCATCCAACTTGCCTGTATTGACACATATAGACTAAATCTCATGGTATCAGTCAATAGTGGCTTCATGTCCATAGGCGTCTTCctcattttagtcatatcttaCATTTTCATCTTGGTCACTGTTCAAAAACATTCATCAGGTGGTTCCTCTAAGGCTCTTTCCACTCTTTCAGCTCACATAATTGTGgtgattttgttctttgttccATGCTTATCTTTCTATACATGGCCATTCAACCCATCACAACTAGACAAATACCTTGCTATCTTTGATGCAGTTCTGACTCCCTTTCTAAATCCAGTCATCTACACGCtcagaaacaaagaaatgaagttGGCAATGAGGAGATTGTGCAGTCAGCTTGTGGGTTTCAATAACATCTCTTAA